Within Gilvibacter sp. SZ-19, the genomic segment GGACAAAATATGGTAGAGAGCGGCGCGGTCAAGAATGTGATCGTATTTGCCGATGAGGTTGTAGTAGATCTGCTACTGACCACACCCGCCATGCATATAAAGAAGCGCGCAGAAGCCGATGTGATCAAGACCATACAAGAAAAGATCAGTCCGGAGGCTAAGGTGCAAGTAAACATAAAGGTGGAGGCCCCAGCTCAACCGCAGAAGCCCAATATGATCAAAGGAAAGCCAATTCCAGGTATCCAAAATATCATAGCAGTAGCTTCTGGAAAAGGTGGAGTAGGGAAATCTACAGTTACCGCGAATATTGCCGTGAGTCTACAGAAAATGGGCTTTAAGGTCGGAGTTTTAGACGCCGATATCTATGGACCTTCTATTCCGATCATGTTCGACGTAGCCGACGAGCGCCCGCTTTCTGTCAATGTAGACGGAAAGAGCAAAATGCGTCCGGTAGAGAGCTATGGTGTGAAGATCCTCTCCATAGGTTTCTTTACCCAGCCGAATCAAGCCGTTATCTGGCGTGGGCCAATGGCAGCCAAGGCTTTGAATCAGCTGATATTTGATGCCGCTTGGGGCGAATTGGACTTTATGCTGATCGACCTTCCTCCAGGGACAGGAGACATTCACTTAAGCATAATGCAAAGTCTACCTATTACCGGAGCTGTGGTAGTGAGCACTCCGCAGAATGTAGCATTAGCAGATGCCCGTAAAGGAGTGGCCATGTTCCAGCAAGAGAACATAGATGTTCCTGTTTTAGGTATCGTAGAGAATATGGCGTACTTTACTCCTGCGGAATTGCCTCAGAACAAGTACTATATCTTTGGAGACTCCGGAGCCAAACATTTGGCAGAAGACCTTCAGGTTCCGCTATTGGGAGAGATCCCATTGGTGCAAGGCATTCGAGAAGCAGGAGACGTTGGGCGACCAGCGGCTTTGCAAACCGAAACAGCCACAGAAGAGGCCTTTGAGTCGCTTACCAGA encodes:
- a CDS encoding Mrp/NBP35 family ATP-binding protein, which codes for MKIKKQEVLDALATISVAGAGQNMVESGAVKNVIVFADEVVVDLLLTTPAMHIKKRAEADVIKTIQEKISPEAKVQVNIKVEAPAQPQKPNMIKGKPIPGIQNIIAVASGKGGVGKSTVTANIAVSLQKMGFKVGVLDADIYGPSIPIMFDVADERPLSVNVDGKSKMRPVESYGVKILSIGFFTQPNQAVIWRGPMAAKALNQLIFDAAWGELDFMLIDLPPGTGDIHLSIMQSLPITGAVVVSTPQNVALADARKGVAMFQQENIDVPVLGIVENMAYFTPAELPQNKYYIFGDSGAKHLAEDLQVPLLGEIPLVQGIREAGDVGRPAALQTETATEEAFESLTRNVVEQTVKRNENLPPTEAIKITTMAGCSAVNK